In one window of Mesorhizobium sp. B2-1-1 DNA:
- a CDS encoding ABC transporter permease: MIFLAITLYFVLFAPHFASVSTASAVLRITAIVSAMAIGMTFVIICGEIDLSVGSVASFSGMIGALLLGQDVPTYVAALLVLAAGAAIGATSGILVTKIRIPSFLVTLGMLSIFSGLALTITGTRPVSIVDDDFSNLFWNGSFLGVQAPIWWTIVLTSVGYYLLHQMPFGRRVYATGGNPVAARFSGVRTDSVKIFAFVLSGMMASLAGMMLAARSTAGNPSLGAGLELDVIAAVIIGGTSLFGGYGSIVGSVVGAIFIGILGFGLLVLGLSTSIQEVIKGAIIIIAVSLNRR; this comes from the coding sequence GTGATCTTCCTGGCGATAACCCTCTACTTCGTCCTGTTTGCTCCACACTTCGCGTCTGTGTCGACCGCAAGCGCGGTTCTGCGCATCACGGCCATCGTTTCGGCAATGGCGATCGGCATGACATTCGTCATCATCTGCGGCGAAATCGACCTGTCGGTAGGATCGGTTGCAAGTTTTTCGGGGATGATCGGAGCGCTGCTGCTCGGCCAGGATGTTCCCACCTACGTCGCAGCTCTTCTGGTGCTGGCAGCCGGCGCAGCGATCGGGGCCACCTCCGGCATCCTTGTTACAAAAATACGCATTCCATCGTTTCTTGTGACCCTTGGCATGCTGTCGATCTTTTCCGGACTGGCGCTGACGATCACCGGCACCCGGCCAGTGTCGATCGTCGACGATGATTTCTCGAACCTGTTCTGGAACGGTAGTTTTCTGGGCGTGCAGGCGCCAATCTGGTGGACAATCGTCCTAACTTCCGTCGGCTATTATCTTCTGCACCAGATGCCCTTCGGCAGGCGTGTTTATGCGACTGGTGGAAACCCTGTAGCCGCCCGCTTTTCCGGGGTGCGGACGGACAGCGTCAAAATTTTCGCCTTTGTGCTGTCCGGCATGATGGCATCCCTTGCAGGGATGATGCTCGCGGCCCGCTCCACCGCCGGCAATCCCAGCCTGGGGGCGGGTCTCGAACTCGACGTCATCGCGGCCGTGATCATAGGCGGGACAAGTCTCTTCGGCGGCTATGGATCGATCGTCGGTTCTGTCGTCGGAGCAATCTTCATAGGAATTCTCGGATTCGGTCTTCTCGTGCTCGGTCTTTCGACCAGCATCCAGGAGGTGATCAAGGGCGCTATCATCATCATTGCCGTCTCGTTGAACCGGCGTTGA
- a CDS encoding DUF2235 domain-containing protein gives MKRTGKNIVVCCDGTGNQIERNLSNVLKLFRILKKNEEQRVYYDAGIGTIGASDAWTRWRQNAKSVFELATGYGLDAEIAGAYAFICMHYVEGDVIFLFGFSRGAYTARAVAGLIHMIGLLHPDQLNIVEYAVSSYKQASDEHDLSVAWHFSKVSGARDARIRFLGVWDTVASIIVPRSDRLLPQLLTLPHTRTNPSVEVFRHAIAIDEHRRMFRLNRWVEPQPFVENPFDKISPAKEQDIKQVWFAGSHSDVGGGYPEEESAISKFPLDWMVDQAKAFGLQTNSRMLERLVFGEGKGEGTMTFVSPDPLGIVHDSMTVGWKPLEWIPKSVKWREWKRKSVLGFYLPQAEPRTIERQERRPLVHQSVLDRKAAIPAYKPENFPTAFNVEPYGDLMKDHLANEAG, from the coding sequence TTGAAGCGGACTGGCAAAAACATCGTTGTCTGCTGCGATGGAACGGGAAACCAGATCGAGCGCAATCTCTCGAATGTCTTGAAGTTGTTCCGCATCCTGAAGAAGAATGAGGAGCAGCGCGTCTATTATGACGCCGGCATAGGAACCATCGGTGCCAGCGATGCCTGGACGCGATGGCGCCAGAACGCGAAATCCGTGTTCGAGCTCGCAACTGGATATGGTCTCGACGCCGAAATCGCCGGCGCCTACGCCTTCATCTGCATGCACTACGTCGAAGGGGACGTAATCTTCCTCTTTGGCTTCAGCCGCGGAGCCTATACAGCCCGCGCCGTTGCGGGCTTGATCCACATGATCGGCCTGCTGCATCCGGACCAACTCAACATCGTTGAGTATGCCGTAAGCTCTTACAAGCAAGCCAGCGATGAGCACGACCTTAGCGTTGCCTGGCACTTTTCCAAGGTTTCAGGAGCCCGGGACGCGCGCATCAGATTTCTTGGTGTTTGGGACACCGTGGCGTCGATCATCGTGCCGCGAAGCGACCGGCTTCTACCACAGCTCCTCACACTGCCGCATACGAGGACCAACCCGAGCGTCGAAGTCTTTCGACATGCAATTGCGATCGATGAGCATCGTCGCATGTTCCGGCTGAACCGGTGGGTCGAGCCGCAGCCATTCGTCGAAAATCCTTTCGACAAGATTTCGCCGGCAAAAGAGCAGGATATCAAACAAGTCTGGTTCGCCGGATCTCATTCCGATGTCGGCGGTGGCTATCCTGAAGAGGAAAGCGCCATATCCAAATTTCCGCTCGACTGGATGGTTGATCAGGCCAAAGCATTTGGATTGCAGACCAATTCCCGCATGCTGGAGCGGCTTGTCTTCGGGGAAGGGAAGGGCGAGGGGACGATGACGTTCGTCAGCCCCGATCCGTTGGGGATCGTGCATGATTCAATGACCGTGGGCTGGAAGCCGCTCGAGTGGATCCCAAAGTCCGTCAAATGGCGTGAATGGAAGCGAAAATCCGTCCTCGGCTTCTACCTACCGCAAGCCGAGCCGCGCACGATCGAGCGACAGGAACGGCGGCCGCTGGTCCATCAGTCGGTTCTGGATCGGAAGGCGGCGATCCCGGCCTATAAGCCCGAGAATTTTCCAACGGCATTCAATGTTGAACCCTATGGTGACCTCATGAAGGATCACCTGGCCAACGAAGCTGGTTAG
- a CDS encoding mandelate racemase/muconate lactonizing enzyme family protein encodes MKITDLRCAVIGRHPIVRVVTDEGLHGLGEVEFTKTYLKPFVLHFREALIGEDPTDVERVMLNIRQRGSFKPYGAAVSAIEHALWDIAGKAAGVPAYKLLGGKVRDKVRVYNGSIRRKRAGDRPEDYAADVKWMMEQPQNFFMVKQGISFHSNMKDSIEDFHYGVTQKKAGYHGAMDQGVISERGFNHMLDCVIAMKEVLGDKVSLALDCGPGWMLPDAIKFARAVEKYNLMWLEDMLTGDYVPWVNPQAYRELTTSTSTPIHTGEQIYLRHNFKELIETQAVRVIGPDPADIGGIAELKWVAEHAYMHSILMAPHGTANGLLGLGALITVCATLPANYIAFEYPSASDPWWEDLVIGLPSQIVKDSMVDLLEAPGLGLDIDAEAARKYLREEDTGFFD; translated from the coding sequence ATGAAGATCACCGACCTGCGCTGCGCCGTCATCGGGCGGCATCCCATCGTTCGCGTCGTCACTGACGAGGGCCTCCATGGCCTTGGCGAGGTCGAGTTCACAAAGACCTATCTCAAGCCCTTTGTGCTGCATTTCCGCGAGGCGCTGATCGGCGAGGATCCGACCGACGTCGAGCGGGTGATGCTGAATATCCGCCAGCGAGGTTCGTTCAAGCCCTATGGCGCCGCCGTCTCCGCGATCGAGCATGCGCTGTGGGACATTGCCGGCAAGGCCGCTGGCGTGCCGGCCTACAAACTGCTCGGCGGCAAGGTGCGCGACAAGGTGCGCGTCTATAACGGCTCGATCCGCCGGAAACGCGCGGGCGACCGGCCGGAGGATTATGCGGCCGACGTCAAATGGATGATGGAGCAGCCGCAGAACTTCTTCATGGTCAAGCAAGGAATCTCGTTCCACTCGAACATGAAGGACAGCATCGAGGACTTCCATTATGGCGTGACGCAGAAGAAGGCCGGCTATCACGGTGCCATGGATCAGGGCGTGATCAGCGAGCGCGGTTTCAACCACATGCTCGACTGCGTGATCGCCATGAAGGAAGTGCTGGGCGACAAGGTCAGCCTGGCGCTCGACTGCGGCCCGGGCTGGATGCTGCCCGATGCGATCAAGTTCGCTCGCGCGGTGGAGAAGTACAATTTGATGTGGCTCGAGGACATGCTGACCGGCGACTATGTGCCGTGGGTCAATCCGCAGGCCTATCGGGAGCTGACAACCTCCACCTCGACGCCGATCCATACCGGCGAGCAGATCTACTTGCGGCACAATTTCAAGGAGCTGATCGAGACGCAGGCCGTGCGCGTCATCGGCCCCGATCCTGCCGATATCGGCGGTATTGCCGAACTCAAATGGGTCGCCGAGCACGCCTATATGCACTCCATCCTGATGGCGCCGCACGGCACCGCCAACGGCCTGCTGGGCCTCGGCGCCCTGATCACCGTTTGCGCCACCTTGCCCGCCAACTACATTGCCTTCGAATATCCGAGCGCCTCTGACCCCTGGTGGGAGGATCTCGTGATCGGCCTGCCGTCGCAGATCGTGAAGGACAGCATGGTGGACCTGCTGGAAGCGCCGGGACTGGGCCTCGATATCGACGCCGAAGCAGCCAGGAAGTATCTCAGGGAAGAGGATACGGGCTTCTTTGATTGA
- a CDS encoding NIPSNAP family protein: MIYELRIYDCLPGRLPALLKRFSDQTLAIWERHGIRQAGFFTTAIGENSNRLTYFLAWESLAEREAKWAAFVTDPAWHRARDESERDGQIVANIASQLLTPTAFSSVK; encoded by the coding sequence ATGATCTACGAACTGCGTATCTATGACTGCCTGCCGGGCAGGCTGCCGGCTTTGCTCAAGCGCTTTTCCGACCAAACGCTGGCCATCTGGGAGAGGCATGGCATCCGCCAAGCCGGGTTTTTCACCACGGCGATCGGCGAAAACAGCAATCGCCTTACCTATTTCCTCGCCTGGGAATCGCTGGCCGAGCGTGAGGCGAAATGGGCGGCTTTCGTCACCGATCCGGCATGGCACAGGGCCCGGGACGAGTCTGAGCGTGACGGGCAGATCGTTGCCAATATCGCCAGCCAGCTGCTCACACCGACAGCTTTCTCGTCTGTGAAATAG
- a CDS encoding mandelate racemase/muconate lactonizing enzyme family protein → MPKTGGADEALDRVNMNSKPSDLRITDMRVAEIVGAPFTTALLKIYTNQGIVGLGEVRDGASATYALMLKSRLLGENPCNIDRLFRRIKQFGGHGRQGGGVSAVEIALWDLAGKAYGVPIYQMLGGRFREKVRLYCDTDATVPSGTETGKRLKQRMELGFTFLKMDLGLMQIADVPGAVVSPAGSLEGYRVHPARGPLKTVDERRARNAAYDLHNVAHPFTGLHFSDKGLDLLEQYIAEVREVIGMEIPLAIDHVGHISLQNCIRLARRIEKYVPAWLEDVIPWQYTEQYRQLQDATTVPICTGEDIYLKEGFEPLLKSGGLSIVHPDLLTSGGILETKKIGDMAQDHGVAMAIHMAESPIAAMAAAHVATATENFMALEYHSADVDWWDDIVTGLPKPLVQDGFITVPDKPGLGIDDVVDEVISQHLQPGVTGIWQSTEHWDNEYSWDRTWS, encoded by the coding sequence ATGCCCAAGACCGGTGGAGCCGACGAAGCCCTTGATCGGGTGAACATGAACTCCAAGCCGTCCGATCTTCGCATCACCGACATGCGGGTGGCTGAAATCGTCGGCGCACCGTTCACAACGGCGCTGCTCAAGATCTACACCAACCAGGGCATCGTCGGGCTTGGCGAGGTGCGCGACGGGGCCAGCGCCACCTACGCGCTGATGCTGAAGAGCCGGTTGCTTGGCGAGAATCCCTGCAACATCGATCGCCTGTTTCGCCGGATCAAGCAGTTCGGCGGGCACGGCCGGCAAGGTGGCGGCGTCTCGGCGGTCGAAATCGCGCTGTGGGATCTCGCCGGCAAGGCCTATGGCGTTCCGATCTACCAGATGCTCGGCGGCCGGTTTCGGGAGAAGGTGCGCCTCTATTGCGATACCGATGCAACCGTGCCGAGCGGCACAGAGACCGGCAAGCGCCTCAAGCAGCGCATGGAGCTCGGCTTCACCTTCCTCAAGATGGATCTGGGGCTGATGCAGATCGCGGATGTGCCCGGCGCGGTCGTGTCTCCTGCCGGCTCACTCGAAGGCTACCGCGTTCATCCCGCCCGCGGCCCGCTCAAGACCGTTGATGAGCGGCGCGCCCGCAACGCGGCCTACGACCTGCATAATGTCGCCCACCCGTTTACCGGCCTCCATTTTTCCGACAAGGGCCTCGACCTGCTCGAGCAGTACATTGCCGAGGTTCGCGAGGTCATCGGCATGGAGATCCCGCTCGCTATCGACCACGTCGGCCACATCTCACTCCAGAACTGCATTCGGCTCGCCAGGCGAATTGAAAAATACGTGCCGGCCTGGCTCGAGGATGTAATCCCCTGGCAGTACACCGAGCAGTACCGGCAGTTGCAGGACGCCACCACGGTGCCCATCTGCACCGGCGAGGACATCTACCTCAAGGAGGGGTTCGAGCCTCTGCTCAAGAGCGGTGGCCTCTCCATTGTCCACCCGGACCTGCTCACCAGCGGGGGCATCCTGGAGACCAAGAAGATCGGCGACATGGCGCAGGATCACGGCGTTGCCATGGCCATCCACATGGCCGAAAGTCCAATCGCCGCGATGGCCGCGGCCCATGTCGCCACCGCGACCGAGAACTTCATGGCGCTCGAATACCACTCCGCCGATGTCGACTGGTGGGACGATATCGTCACCGGCCTTCCCAAGCCGCTCGTGCAGGACGGGTTCATCACTGTTCCGGACAAGCCGGGTCTGGGGATCGACGACGTCGTAGACGAGGTGATCTCGCAGCATCTGCAGCCGGGTGTCACCGGCATCTGGCAATCCACCGAGCATTGGGACAATGAATATAGCTGGGACCGGACCTGGAGTTAG
- a CDS encoding mandelate racemase/muconate lactonizing enzyme family protein: MKITSIRPWLIKSDASYWGEYLFVEMTTDEGVSGWGEITTTTKLANRALCTILRQIGAAVTGEDPARIEHLWHKIFRSFTYMGSRGAAVECVSAIDIALWDIRGKVLGKPIYELLGGPVRDEIALYTHPNQSKFTSKEAVVREIRDIVESGHTALKFDPFPHQRRGADGVSREQRDGYLDGSMTRKDEREAAELTALIRETAGPDVDILIDAHGRFDVPTAIRLCRSLEEAGQIDWFEEPCPPESLNALKQVREKVSAAISWGERGHTKWDFVPVLENKLADYIMPDVTWTGGITELKKISALCEAYYVPVSPHDAAGPINVVAGAQVMMTVPNFYKLETSEWNLGKYDHLIDTPLDVSNGSLKLTSRPGLGIEMDREYLQAHEIELG, translated from the coding sequence ATGAAAATTACGAGCATTCGGCCGTGGCTGATCAAGTCCGATGCGTCCTATTGGGGAGAGTACCTGTTCGTCGAAATGACGACCGACGAGGGGGTGAGCGGCTGGGGAGAGATCACGACCACCACCAAGCTCGCCAACCGCGCGCTCTGCACGATCCTACGGCAGATCGGCGCCGCCGTGACCGGCGAGGACCCGGCCCGGATCGAGCATCTCTGGCACAAGATTTTCCGCAGCTTCACCTATATGGGCAGCCGCGGCGCCGCGGTCGAATGCGTGAGCGCCATCGACATAGCTCTCTGGGACATCCGGGGCAAAGTTTTGGGCAAGCCCATCTACGAGCTGCTGGGCGGGCCGGTGCGCGATGAAATCGCGCTCTACACCCATCCCAACCAGTCCAAATTTACCAGCAAGGAGGCGGTGGTCCGCGAAATTCGGGACATCGTCGAGTCCGGACACACCGCGCTCAAGTTTGATCCTTTCCCGCATCAGCGACGTGGCGCCGATGGCGTGTCGCGCGAACAGCGGGACGGCTACCTCGATGGCAGCATGACTCGCAAGGACGAGCGCGAAGCGGCCGAACTCACGGCTCTGATCCGCGAAACGGCGGGCCCTGATGTCGACATTCTCATCGATGCGCACGGCCGTTTCGATGTTCCAACCGCCATTCGCCTCTGCCGAAGCCTCGAGGAAGCCGGCCAGATCGACTGGTTCGAGGAGCCTTGCCCGCCCGAGAGCCTCAATGCCCTCAAGCAGGTGCGTGAGAAGGTCAGCGCCGCCATCTCCTGGGGAGAGCGCGGCCACACCAAGTGGGACTTCGTGCCGGTGCTCGAAAACAAGCTCGCTGACTACATCATGCCTGACGTCACCTGGACCGGCGGCATTACCGAACTCAAGAAGATCTCTGCCCTGTGCGAAGCCTACTACGTCCCGGTCTCGCCGCATGACGCCGCGGGGCCGATCAACGTGGTGGCGGGGGCGCAGGTGATGATGACAGTTCCTAACTTCTACAAGCTCGAGACGTCGGAGTGGAACCTGGGTAAATACGATCATCTCATCGACACACCGCTCGACGTTTCGAACGGCAGCCTCAAACTGACGTCGAGGCCCGGTCTCGGCATCGAGATGGACCGCGAGTACCTGCAAGCCCACGAGATTGAGCTGGGCTGA
- a CDS encoding GntR family transcriptional regulator, with product MAEPNDFKAKPPVGIDPIGASSEGASLYELIREDIIEGRLAANERLVVTDLARRHGTSTNPVREALQLLRGEGFVTFLPNRGARVRPIDQEFVRDIYEIGVLIEPALTRWFVNMATGEDIAELQRLQDLIEENNFADTFRHSELDTAFHTVMYQRHYNRHAAELWWKHREVLRAVSRRFNFTLARRAAIIREHRELIALVKAGDADKAAELVARHVEGSGRHILEHMRARNAARAG from the coding sequence TTGGCCGAACCAAACGATTTCAAAGCCAAGCCACCGGTGGGGATTGACCCCATAGGGGCGTCCAGCGAGGGCGCCTCGCTTTATGAGCTGATCAGGGAAGACATCATCGAGGGACGGCTTGCCGCCAACGAACGGCTCGTGGTCACTGATCTCGCCCGGCGCCACGGCACCTCGACCAACCCCGTGCGCGAAGCCTTGCAGCTGTTGCGCGGCGAAGGCTTTGTCACCTTTCTCCCCAACCGCGGGGCGCGCGTCCGGCCTATCGATCAGGAGTTTGTCCGCGACATTTATGAGATCGGCGTTCTGATCGAGCCGGCCCTGACGCGATGGTTTGTGAATATGGCCACCGGCGAGGACATCGCCGAACTCCAACGTCTCCAGGACCTGATTGAAGAGAACAACTTCGCCGATACGTTCAGGCACAGCGAGCTGGATACCGCCTTCCACACCGTGATGTACCAGCGGCATTACAACCGCCATGCCGCCGAGCTTTGGTGGAAGCATCGTGAAGTGCTGCGAGCCGTGAGCCGGCGTTTCAATTTCACGCTTGCCCGGCGTGCCGCGATCATTCGCGAGCACCGCGAGCTCATCGCGCTGGTAAAGGCGGGAGATGCCGACAAGGCGGCCGAACTCGTTGCTCGCCATGTCGAGGGCTCCGGCCGGCACATCCTCGAACATATGCGTGCGCGCAACGCCGCTCGGGCCGGATAG
- a CDS encoding ABC transporter substrate-binding protein yields the protein MTRIILGSAVLRGTVVSVLAASLMSTSALGAPPVDLSKWSPEYVRAIAGTQDFDTAADCAKVTPLDYKGRLTFWYQGVFEGDPDLLRQYYKEFFETFRKTYPNIQLEEQALTYNDLLDKFRTALLGNAAPMAVRLQILGGTEFASKGYLQPLKPEDVGYSTEDFWPGAMKAVTWDGVTYGIPTNNETMAFIWNADIFKRAGLDPDKPPATWDDVIKYSKQIHDKLGIAGYGLVARKNAGNTPYRFMPQLWAYGGGVFDEAAANPTYEQVELDSPQSKAALQASYDMYVRDKSVPVSALTNQQADNQPLFVAGQLGMMISHPSDYNVMLDLQKKATGTDKDKAQTVIDNMRYGLIPAGPDGKRAVVFGGSNIHILKPEYVEGGKVDEPAAKAIICMWTSPEWSLKMAYAGSNPGNLNGFKTKWMKERLDNIKFLDVTTSMLPYGIPFPALPQAPEIMNIIVPDMLQNALTGAMTVDQAADDAAQKVKDLMGGL from the coding sequence ATGACGAGGATTATACTCGGCAGTGCGGTCCTGCGCGGCACTGTCGTCAGCGTTTTGGCGGCATCGCTGATGTCCACATCGGCGCTGGGCGCGCCGCCGGTCGACCTCAGCAAGTGGTCGCCGGAATATGTCCGCGCCATTGCGGGCACACAGGATTTCGACACGGCGGCCGATTGTGCCAAGGTCACCCCGCTGGACTACAAGGGGCGACTGACCTTCTGGTATCAGGGCGTTTTCGAGGGCGACCCCGACCTCCTGCGCCAATACTACAAGGAATTCTTCGAAACCTTCCGCAAGACCTATCCAAACATCCAGCTCGAGGAACAAGCCCTCACCTATAACGATCTTCTCGACAAGTTCCGCACCGCGCTCCTCGGCAATGCCGCGCCGATGGCGGTCCGCTTGCAAATCCTGGGTGGTACCGAATTCGCTTCAAAAGGCTATCTGCAGCCGCTGAAGCCCGAGGATGTGGGCTATTCGACCGAGGACTTCTGGCCCGGCGCCATGAAGGCCGTGACCTGGGACGGGGTGACCTACGGCATTCCAACCAACAACGAAACGATGGCGTTCATCTGGAACGCCGACATCTTCAAACGCGCCGGCCTCGATCCGGACAAGCCACCGGCAACCTGGGACGACGTCATCAAGTATTCCAAGCAGATCCACGACAAGCTCGGCATTGCCGGGTATGGCCTCGTGGCTCGCAAGAATGCCGGCAATACGCCGTATCGCTTCATGCCGCAGCTATGGGCCTATGGTGGCGGCGTCTTCGACGAAGCGGCGGCAAACCCGACCTATGAGCAGGTCGAGCTGGACAGCCCGCAGAGCAAGGCGGCGCTGCAGGCTTCCTACGACATGTATGTTCGCGACAAGTCGGTTCCGGTTTCGGCACTCACCAACCAGCAGGCCGATAACCAGCCCCTGTTCGTCGCCGGCCAACTCGGCATGATGATCTCGCACCCCTCCGACTACAATGTCATGCTCGACCTGCAGAAGAAGGCGACGGGCACCGACAAGGACAAGGCGCAGACCGTCATAGACAACATGCGCTACGGCCTGATCCCGGCTGGGCCCGACGGCAAGCGCGCGGTCGTGTTCGGCGGCTCGAACATCCACATCCTGAAGCCCGAATATGTCGAAGGCGGCAAGGTAGACGAGCCGGCCGCGAAGGCTATCATCTGCATGTGGACGAGCCCTGAATGGTCGCTGAAGATGGCCTATGCCGGATCGAATCCCGGCAACCTGAACGGCTTCAAGACCAAATGGATGAAGGAACGTCTGGACAACATCAAATTCCTCGATGTCACGACCTCGATGCTGCCATACGGCATCCCGTTCCCGGCGCTGCCGCAGGCCCCGGAGATCATGAACATCATCGTCCCGGACATGCTGCAGAATGCCCTGACCGGAGCGATGACCGTCGACCAGGCGGCGGACGACGCGGCCCAGAAGGTGAAAGACCTGATGGGCGGGCTCTAG
- a CDS encoding carbohydrate ABC transporter permease produces MTIVTGKAEARRKLQPGRSGALRDIWEHRADYAYVLPAIAVMLIVIAYPIYYTIELSFYKTPPGLQLRDKTFIGFDNYTAILTSEVFWKVTWNTLIWTFGSTFISFVLGFATALALHRDFIGRGVLRAILIIPWVISAVAASYIWKWIYHSDFGIIGAVLVGLGLADRPPNFIDNVSTVLPSLIVVNIWREFPFAMIMMMAGLQTVPEQLLLAAKVDGANAWQRFWHVTFPHLRNVSVVTILLLAVANFNSFIIPWIMTGGGPSNASHIWITHIYELAFGRQRWGVASAYSVLLFIILMTLGYFYVRALSGNERKEGGA; encoded by the coding sequence GTGACGATCGTGACCGGCAAGGCCGAGGCGCGCCGAAAATTGCAACCCGGCAGGTCCGGTGCGCTGCGGGATATCTGGGAGCATCGCGCCGACTACGCGTACGTGCTGCCCGCGATCGCCGTGATGCTCATCGTCATCGCCTATCCGATCTACTACACGATCGAGCTGTCGTTCTATAAGACGCCACCCGGCTTGCAGCTTCGTGACAAGACCTTCATCGGCTTCGACAACTACACGGCCATCCTCACCAGCGAGGTGTTCTGGAAAGTCACCTGGAACACGCTGATCTGGACATTCGGGTCCACCTTCATCTCCTTTGTCCTGGGGTTTGCCACTGCGCTGGCGCTCCACCGCGACTTTATCGGCCGCGGTGTGCTGCGCGCTATCCTGATCATTCCCTGGGTCATCAGCGCGGTCGCCGCCTCCTATATCTGGAAGTGGATCTACCATTCGGATTTCGGCATCATCGGCGCAGTGCTGGTCGGCCTCGGATTGGCCGACCGACCGCCGAATTTCATCGACAACGTCAGCACGGTTCTCCCCTCGCTGATCGTCGTCAATATCTGGCGCGAGTTTCCGTTCGCCATGATCATGATGATGGCGGGCCTGCAGACAGTCCCCGAGCAGTTGCTGCTCGCCGCGAAAGTTGACGGAGCCAATGCCTGGCAGCGCTTCTGGCACGTCACCTTCCCGCATCTGCGCAACGTCTCGGTGGTGACGATCCTGCTGCTGGCAGTGGCCAACTTCAATTCCTTCATCATCCCCTGGATCATGACCGGCGGCGGGCCGTCGAATGCATCGCATATCTGGATCACCCATATTTACGAACTCGCCTTCGGCCGGCAGCGCTGGGGCGTGGCATCGGCCTATTCGGTGCTCCTGTTCATCATCCTGATGACGCTGGGCTACTTCTACGTCCGTGCGCTGAGCGGCAACGAGCGGAAGGAGGGCGGCGCATGA
- a CDS encoding carbohydrate ABC transporter permease: MSAIAETVSRGQTRRRMRVDGWRWAGRIFLVFMLLYTALPMIWMLITSIKSGFAATQFPPQWWPDEPTLASYRKLLDPQNSVGQDFLRFFWNSLFVSTVTTILSVIVAVPAAYAFSRFSFPGRNFLFFAVLLRNMFPAVIFLVPLFILMRAIGLVNTHGSLILTYLTFGLPLAIWLLKGFYDNIPVQLEQAARIDGATRFQAFILIVMPLSTPGIIATAIYSFIGAWNEYIYAYTFLSKNEQLTLPVGIQRFFSENTTDFPGLMAASFMMSVPVVVLFLVLQRYFVRALTEGAVKH; the protein is encoded by the coding sequence ATGAGCGCGATTGCCGAGACGGTCTCCCGAGGCCAGACCCGTCGCCGTATGCGCGTCGACGGATGGCGGTGGGCCGGTCGCATCTTCCTCGTTTTCATGCTGCTTTATACGGCGTTGCCGATGATCTGGATGCTGATCACCTCGATCAAATCCGGGTTCGCGGCGACGCAATTCCCGCCGCAATGGTGGCCGGACGAGCCGACCCTCGCCAGCTATCGGAAATTGCTCGATCCGCAGAACAGCGTCGGCCAGGACTTCCTCCGCTTCTTCTGGAACAGCCTGTTCGTGTCGACCGTCACGACAATCCTTTCCGTAATCGTGGCTGTCCCCGCGGCCTACGCTTTTTCGCGCTTCAGTTTCCCCGGACGGAACTTCCTGTTCTTCGCCGTTTTGCTGCGCAACATGTTTCCGGCAGTGATCTTTCTCGTGCCGCTCTTCATCCTGATGCGCGCGATCGGCCTGGTGAACACGCACGGCTCGCTCATTCTCACCTATCTGACGTTCGGGCTGCCGCTGGCGATCTGGCTGCTCAAGGGCTTTTACGACAACATCCCGGTGCAACTCGAGCAGGCGGCGCGCATCGACGGCGCAACGCGGTTCCAGGCCTTCATCCTGATCGTGATGCCGCTCTCGACGCCCGGGATCATCGCCACCGCGATCTATTCCTTCATCGGCGCCTGGAACGAATACATCTACGCCTACACCTTCCTTTCCAAGAACGAGCAATTGACACTGCCGGTCGGCATCCAGCGCTTCTTCTCGGAAAACACGACGGACTTTCCGGGCTTGATGGCGGCCAGCTTCATGATGAGCGTGCCCGTCGTGGTGCTGTTCCTCGTCCTGCAACGATACTTCGTACGCGCCCTTACAGAAGGCGCGGTCAAGCACTAG